The genomic region TTCGGCTTCACCACCGGATTGCGATAGCGAAACTCGGAGGAAATATCCACTTCCACCGGAACGCGCGACAGTTCCTCCAGCAAAAATTTTCCAACCAGCGCCGCGTGCCAGGAAGTTCCCGCGGCAACAAAATTGATCTTCTCAACTTTCGCAAGCTGCTCTTCCGTAATTTCAAATTCTTCCAGATAAACTCGACCGCTGTTCAAAGAGAAACGATCCACGATCGTTTCGCGAATCGCCCATGGCTGCTCAAAAATCTCCTTCAGCATGTAATGCGGGTAATCTCCTTTTTCTGCAAGATTCGCATCCCAGGTAATGTTTTGAGCGGCCCGCGTAACCGGTTCCCCCTGCAGATTAAAAAGCTGCACTCCCTCCTTTGTCATAACAACCATCTCCTGGTTGTCCAAAAAAAGCACATCGCGCGTGTGCGAAAGAATCGCCGGCGTGTCGGATGCAAGGAAATATTCTTGTTGGCCAAGTCCAACAACGAGGGGTGGTCCGCTTCTAACTCCGACGATTTTGTTCGGTTCGCGCGAGCTGAGAATGCCACACGCATAGATTCCCCGAATTTCGGAGAATGCTTTTTTGACCGCAGATTCCAAACTGCCGTTGTAGTGTTTCTCCAGCAAATGGGCAATGATTTCGGTATCGGTCTCCGTAACAAACTTATGCCCTTCTTGCTGCAACTGGCCCTTTAGTTCCAGGTAATTTTCGATGATACCGTTGTGAACAACCACCAGTTGTCCGGTGCAATCGCGATGCGGATGAGCATTTTCTTCCGTAGGTCGTCCGTGCGTGGCCCATCGAGTGTGCCCGATTCCGTAATAGCCTTCGATCGGTTCAGCTGCAATGGCACTCTCCAAATTGGAGAGCTTTCCCGCGCTGCGCCGTACACTGACACCATCGCCGTTAACGACCGCGATCCCAGCAGAGTCATACCCGCGATACTCCAGCTTTCTGAGAGTATTCACCAGTACAGGAACGACTTCTTTTTGCCCGATATAGCCGACAATTCCGCACATGTATCTATATAATGCTGTTTTTCTGGCGGGAGTCCAATCGCGGTTCCGCGAAATGTTCTGTCACTTCTTTTTTGGTTTCCAGCCCGGCTTATTGACCTGACGTCCACGGGCGATAGCCATTGAATTTTCCGGAACATCCTCTGTAATGCTGGAACCGGCCGCCACGTAGGCTCCTTTCTTCACTTTTACAGGAGCAATTAATTGCGTGTCGCTTCCAATGAAGACGTCATCTTCGATAACAGTGGGATGCTTTTTTTCGCCATCATAATTACAGGTAATCGTGCCGGCCCCAATGTTCACATTCTTACCGATCGTGGCATCGCCAAGATATGAGAGATGATTCGCTTTTGTTCCTTCTCCCACAAAAGACTTCTTCAACTCCACAAAATTTCCAATCCGAACTCCGGTTTGCAAATAGGTATCGGGGCGAATTCTTGCGAAAGGACCAACCTTCACTCCGGCTTCCAGATGAGCGGTATCAATCGAGCTGTTTTCATAAATCACGCACCGGCTATCGATGTAGGAATCCGAAATTCTACAGTTCGGATAAATCGTGACTTCGGAACCGACGAGTGTACTCCCTTCCAGATAAATGTTTGGATGAAGCACAACATCAGTCCCAAACTGAACATCCGTATCAATGTACGTAGTAGCCGGATCGATTATCGTTACGCCACGAAGCATCCATTGCTGATTGATCCGTTTTCGAAGAGTCTTGTGCGCGTCTGCAAGCTCAACCTTTGTGTTGATCCCCATTACCTCGTTTGCGCTCACCCTCTGAGGCAGAACGGTCCAGTTTCGCTCCAGCGCAAGTGAAATCAAATCCGGAAGGTAGTATTCCTTTTGTTTATTCTCAGCTTGAACCAGCGGAAGCAGCTCGCGCGTTCTTGAAACATCGAACACATAGATTCCGGCATTCACTTCACGGACCGCCTTTTCCGTTTCATTTGCGTCGGCCTCTTCGACAATGCGTTGGATTGTTCCTTGTTCACTTCGAATCACGCGCCCGTAACCTGTTGGATCGTCGTACTCTGTTGTGAGCAGAGTGATCGTCGCATTCCTTTGCTGGTGAAGTTGGATCATCCCCAGAAGCGTGGAGGATTGCAGAAGAGGAGTGTCACCGCTGAGAACAAGGAGCAGTCCTTCTATCGAAGGGTAATGCTT from bacterium harbors:
- the glmS gene encoding glutamine--fructose-6-phosphate transaminase (isomerizing), encoding MCGIVGYIGQKEVVPVLVNTLRKLEYRGYDSAGIAVVNGDGVSVRRSAGKLSNLESAIAAEPIEGYYGIGHTRWATHGRPTEENAHPHRDCTGQLVVVHNGIIENYLELKGQLQQEGHKFVTETDTEIIAHLLEKHYNGSLESAVKKAFSEIRGIYACGILSSREPNKIVGVRSGPPLVVGLGQQEYFLASDTPAILSHTRDVLFLDNQEMVVMTKEGVQLFNLQGEPVTRAAQNITWDANLAEKGDYPHYMLKEIFEQPWAIRETIVDRFSLNSGRVYLEEFEITEEQLAKVEKINFVAAGTSWHAALVGKFLLEELSRVPVEVDISSEFRYRNPVVKP
- the glmU gene encoding bifunctional UDP-N-acetylglucosamine diphosphorylase/glucosamine-1-phosphate N-acetyltransferase GlmU — its product is MKSKLSKLLHPLCGKPLILHVQESLSALSPTTCAVVVGHQRDQIMDALKEKPVDFVVQEQQKGTAHAVSEFLKHYPSIEGLLLVLSGDTPLLQSSTLLGMIQLHQQRNATITLLTTEYDDPTGYGRVIRSEQGTIQRIVEEADANETEKAVREVNAGIYVFDVSRTRELLPLVQAENKQKEYYLPDLISLALERNWTVLPQRVSANEVMGINTKVELADAHKTLRKRINQQWMLRGVTIIDPATTYIDTDVQFGTDVVLHPNIYLEGSTLVGSEVTIYPNCRISDSYIDSRCVIYENSSIDTAHLEAGVKVGPFARIRPDTYLQTGVRIGNFVELKKSFVGEGTKANHLSYLGDATIGKNVNIGAGTITCNYDGEKKHPTVIEDDVFIGSDTQLIAPVKVKKGAYVAAGSSITEDVPENSMAIARGRQVNKPGWKPKKK